The following proteins come from a genomic window of Micromonospora zamorensis:
- the lnt gene encoding apolipoprotein N-acyltransferase, with amino-acid sequence MTILDRDETHSPAAPSQPVVTGRPLPLRFAVPLAVAAGLALLVAFPPYGVWPLAPVGVALLAAAAHRRRLRAGAGLGFLTGVALFAPLLAWTNLHTGYLPWVLLSLLQAGYLALLGAATAWVSPLADRVRWTWPVLTGLLWVGQEALRDRTPFGGFPWGRLAFSQDTSPLLRLAALGGAPLVTFAVALVGGLLVTAAWRGWAAARPSPAEGSQDADGAQGVTSARRWAPVAVPAAVAVALTAGGLLVPVATAGSGATTTVAIVQGNVPRLGLDFNAQRQAVLNNHVDATIELAGRVAAGQERQPDLVVWPENSSDIDPLRNPTAGARISQAADTIGAPILVGAVLLGPGVGQVRNAGILWRPGTGADLDQLYTKRHPVPFAEYVPLRDVARMVSKQVDLIRSDFVPGSTPGVVRAGPAVLGDVICFEVAYDEVVRDTVTGGAQLLVVQTNNATFDVAEARQQMAMVRLRAVEHGRPALMASTVGVSGFVAPDGRVSDATGFNTREVVVRQVRLDDGRTLATRLGWWPEVALAALAAAALIGAAVLRRRQRVMSG; translated from the coding sequence GTGACGATTCTGGACCGGGACGAAACCCACAGCCCGGCGGCGCCGAGTCAGCCGGTCGTGACCGGTCGGCCGCTGCCGCTGCGGTTCGCCGTGCCCCTGGCCGTGGCCGCCGGCCTGGCCCTGCTGGTGGCGTTCCCCCCGTACGGGGTGTGGCCGCTGGCCCCGGTCGGGGTGGCGTTGCTGGCCGCCGCCGCGCACCGGCGGCGGTTGCGCGCCGGCGCCGGCCTGGGCTTCCTCACCGGGGTGGCGCTGTTCGCCCCACTGCTGGCCTGGACGAACCTGCACACCGGCTACCTGCCGTGGGTGCTGCTGTCGCTGCTGCAGGCCGGCTACCTGGCGCTGCTGGGCGCGGCCACCGCCTGGGTGTCGCCGCTGGCCGACCGCGTCCGCTGGACGTGGCCGGTGCTGACCGGGCTGCTGTGGGTGGGGCAGGAGGCGCTGCGGGACCGCACCCCGTTTGGCGGGTTCCCGTGGGGGCGGTTGGCGTTCAGCCAGGACACCTCACCGCTGCTGCGCCTGGCCGCGTTGGGCGGCGCGCCGCTGGTGACCTTCGCGGTGGCGCTCGTCGGCGGGTTGCTGGTCACCGCCGCCTGGCGTGGCTGGGCCGCCGCCCGCCCATCGCCCGCTGAGGGCTCCCAGGACGCTGACGGCGCGCAGGGGGTCACCTCGGCACGTCGGTGGGCGCCCGTGGCCGTACCGGCCGCCGTGGCGGTCGCGCTGACCGCCGGGGGCCTGCTCGTGCCGGTCGCCACCGCCGGGTCGGGCGCCACCACCACCGTGGCCATCGTGCAGGGCAACGTGCCGCGCCTGGGCCTGGACTTCAACGCCCAACGGCAGGCGGTGCTCAACAACCACGTCGACGCCACCATCGAGCTGGCCGGTCGGGTCGCCGCCGGGCAGGAACGGCAACCCGACCTGGTGGTGTGGCCGGAGAACTCCAGCGACATCGACCCGCTGCGCAACCCCACCGCCGGTGCCCGGATCTCCCAGGCCGCCGACACCATCGGCGCGCCGATCCTCGTCGGGGCGGTGCTGCTGGGCCCCGGTGTCGGGCAGGTCCGCAACGCGGGCATCCTGTGGCGCCCCGGCACCGGCGCGGACCTGGACCAGCTGTACACCAAGCGGCACCCCGTGCCGTTCGCCGAGTACGTGCCGCTGCGCGACGTGGCCCGGATGGTCAGCAAGCAGGTCGACCTGATCCGCAGCGACTTCGTGCCCGGAAGCACCCCGGGCGTGGTACGCGCCGGCCCGGCCGTGCTCGGTGACGTGATCTGCTTCGAGGTCGCCTACGACGAGGTGGTCCGCGACACCGTCACCGGTGGCGCGCAGCTGCTGGTGGTGCAGACCAACAACGCCACCTTCGACGTGGCGGAGGCCCGCCAGCAGATGGCCATGGTGCGGCTGAGGGCGGTGGAACACGGCCGGCCGGCGTTGATGGCCTCCACGGTCGGCGTGTCCGGGTTCGTCGCACCCGACGGGCGGGTAAGCGATGCCACCGGGTTCAACACCCGGGAGGTCGTGGTGCGGCAGGTGCGGCTCGACGACGGTCGTACCCTCGCCACCCGCCTCGGCTGGTGGCCGGAGGTGGCGCTCGCCGCGTTGGCCGCGGCGGCCCTCATCGGCGCGGCGGTGCTGCGCCGCCGGCAGCGGGTCATGTCCGGATAG
- a CDS encoding polyprenol monophosphomannose synthase: protein MIQATDTIRRPDEVPGVGRVLVVIPTYNEADNIAAIVGRVRRAAPAVQILIADDNSPDGTGAIADALADGDAHVQVLHRHGKQGLGAAYLAGFGWARERGYQAVVEMDADGSHAPEDLPALLDAARDADVVIGSRWTSGARVLNWPLRRLLLSRCGNLYARLALGMPVSDATGGYRVYRISALDAIDLESVTSQGYSFQVELSRLAHQAGVRIVEVPITFAEREHGDSKMSPKIVAEALWRITAWGVRDRRQAVRRGLHGTATGQARWP from the coding sequence GTGATCCAGGCGACCGATACGATCCGACGCCCGGACGAGGTGCCCGGTGTGGGCCGGGTGCTGGTGGTGATCCCCACCTACAACGAGGCCGACAACATCGCCGCGATCGTGGGCCGGGTCCGACGCGCCGCCCCGGCGGTGCAGATCCTCATCGCCGACGACAACAGCCCCGACGGCACCGGCGCGATCGCCGACGCCCTCGCCGACGGCGACGCGCACGTGCAGGTGCTGCACCGCCACGGCAAGCAGGGCCTCGGCGCGGCGTACCTGGCCGGGTTCGGTTGGGCGCGGGAGCGCGGCTACCAGGCGGTCGTGGAGATGGACGCCGACGGCTCGCACGCCCCGGAGGACCTGCCGGCGCTGCTGGACGCCGCCCGCGACGCCGACGTGGTGATCGGGTCGCGGTGGACCAGCGGCGCGCGGGTGCTCAACTGGCCGCTGCGGCGGCTGCTGCTGTCGCGCTGCGGCAACCTGTACGCGCGCCTCGCGCTGGGCATGCCCGTCTCGGACGCCACCGGCGGCTACCGGGTGTACCGGATCAGCGCGTTGGACGCCATCGACCTGGAGTCGGTGACCTCCCAGGGCTACTCGTTCCAGGTGGAGCTGTCCCGGCTGGCGCACCAGGCCGGGGTGCGGATCGTGGAGGTCCCGATCACCTTCGCCGAACGGGAACACGGCGACAGCAAGATGAGCCCGAAGATCGTGGCCGAGGCGCTGTGGCGGATCACCGCCTGGGGCGTGCGGGACCGCCGCCAGGCGGTACGCCGAGGTCTGCACGGCACCGCCACCGGTCAGGCCCGGTGGCCGTGA
- a CDS encoding FxsA family protein → MRRGLRFVPLALLLAVVLELAVFVGVGRALGFGVAVLLVFAASLLGLVLLRREGMRAWRGFRSAAAAGQPPGGQVTDGLVGLAGALLLAVPGLVSGLVGLLLLVPPVRRLARAGVRRATERRVSSMVAGDLFGPRTVRVRQGAPQPTPQPTPQPEQPVVVDGGRAIEGEIVEPGRH, encoded by the coding sequence ATGCGCCGAGGACTGAGGTTCGTGCCGTTGGCCCTGTTGCTGGCGGTGGTGCTGGAGCTGGCGGTGTTCGTCGGTGTGGGGCGGGCGCTGGGGTTCGGCGTGGCCGTGCTGCTGGTGTTCGCCGCGTCCCTGCTGGGGCTGGTGCTGCTGCGCCGCGAGGGAATGCGCGCCTGGCGTGGTTTCCGCTCCGCCGCCGCGGCCGGACAGCCACCGGGTGGGCAGGTGACCGACGGGCTCGTCGGGTTGGCCGGCGCGTTGCTGCTGGCGGTGCCCGGCCTGGTCAGCGGCCTGGTCGGGTTGCTGCTGCTGGTGCCGCCGGTGCGTCGACTGGCCCGCGCCGGGGTGCGCCGTGCCACCGAGCGGCGGGTGTCGTCGATGGTCGCCGGTGACCTGTTCGGCCCGCGTACGGTGCGGGTGCGTCAGGGTGCGCCGCAACCGACGCCGCAACCGACCCCGCAGCCGGAGCAACCGGTCGTGGTCGACGGCGGGCGGGCCATCGAGGGAGAGATCGTCGAGCCCGGTCGCCACTGA
- a CDS encoding RNA polymerase-binding protein RbpA, whose translation MGERMLRGSRLGAVSYESDRNTELAPRQTREYLCAKGHQFEVPFAVDAEVPMTWECKFDGSVARLVDGNEPEQKKAKPPRTHWDMLLERRSIAELEDILEERLQEVRTRRGRA comes from the coding sequence ATGGGCGAGCGTATGCTGCGCGGAAGCCGCCTTGGCGCGGTGAGCTACGAATCCGACCGCAACACGGAGCTCGCGCCGCGTCAGACCCGCGAGTACCTGTGCGCCAAGGGCCACCAGTTCGAGGTGCCGTTCGCCGTCGACGCCGAGGTCCCGATGACCTGGGAGTGCAAGTTCGACGGCAGCGTCGCCCGACTCGTCGACGGCAACGAGCCGGAGCAGAAGAAGGCCAAGCCCCCGCGTACCCACTGGGACATGCTTCTGGAGCGGCGTTCGATCGCCGAGCTGGAGGACATCCTCGAGGAGCGCCTGCAGGAGGTTCGGACCCGCCGCGGCCGCGCCTGA
- a CDS encoding MFS transporter, translating into MTGLDRRPVAAPDAALPRGPLAGFAAGSLGMGVWVTVPGLLLLYFLTDVLAVGPWLAGLVLLLPKIADVLLHPWVGHRADVEQTRRGDRRRLLLVGCALPLAFAALFAVPGGLTGAPAAAWVAVFFIAGNLLFAAYQVPYLATPADLRIGYHERTRLMAFRMVVLTLGILVSGLLAPLLTGGDAATRDGYQRMGMVLAVGMLVAMLVGVVGIARLRGSAADPTPAGHGGWPALRIALRDRQFRWLVAAYLAMSTTTHLVLAGVPYYAEYELRAPGLTTVLVAAFVAPALLVTPVWLVVARRVGKQRALLGAQGAFAVGSLVLAVGRPAGLPVLIGAVAVLGVAFAGMQLLPFSMLPDVIRAATTKDGTATGAGTYTGVWTATEATGAALGPYAYALCLAVGGFVASTAGESPVQPDAALAAVRYGFGLLPAVAMLAALLLQRRYTLDATARTTT; encoded by the coding sequence ATGACCGGGCTCGACCGGCGGCCCGTGGCCGCCCCCGACGCGGCACTGCCCCGCGGCCCCCTGGCGGGCTTCGCGGCCGGGTCGCTCGGCATGGGTGTCTGGGTGACAGTGCCCGGCCTGCTGCTGCTCTACTTCCTCACCGACGTGCTGGCCGTCGGGCCGTGGCTGGCCGGTCTCGTGCTGCTGCTGCCGAAGATCGCCGACGTGCTGCTGCACCCGTGGGTGGGGCACCGCGCCGACGTCGAGCAGACCCGACGCGGCGACCGGCGTCGCCTGCTGCTGGTCGGCTGCGCGCTGCCGCTCGCGTTCGCGGCGCTCTTCGCGGTGCCCGGCGGCCTGACCGGCGCCCCAGCGGCTGCGTGGGTGGCGGTGTTCTTCATCGCCGGCAACCTGCTCTTCGCCGCCTACCAGGTCCCCTATCTGGCCACCCCGGCCGACCTGCGGATCGGCTACCACGAACGCACCCGGCTGATGGCGTTCCGGATGGTCGTGCTGACCCTGGGCATCCTGGTCTCCGGCCTACTGGCCCCGCTGCTCACCGGCGGCGACGCCGCGACCCGCGACGGCTACCAGCGGATGGGCATGGTCCTCGCCGTCGGGATGCTGGTGGCCATGCTGGTCGGTGTCGTCGGCATCGCCCGGCTGCGCGGCTCGGCGGCGGACCCGACCCCGGCCGGGCACGGCGGGTGGCCGGCGTTGCGTATCGCGCTGCGCGACCGGCAGTTCCGCTGGCTCGTCGCCGCGTACCTGGCGATGTCCACCACCACCCACCTGGTGCTCGCCGGCGTTCCCTACTACGCCGAGTACGAGCTGCGGGCCCCCGGCCTGACCACGGTCCTGGTGGCCGCGTTCGTCGCGCCGGCGCTGCTGGTCACCCCGGTCTGGCTGGTGGTGGCCCGCCGCGTCGGCAAGCAGCGGGCGCTGCTCGGCGCGCAGGGCGCGTTCGCCGTCGGGTCGCTGGTGCTGGCGGTGGGTCGACCGGCTGGGCTGCCGGTGCTGATCGGCGCGGTGGCGGTGCTCGGGGTGGCGTTCGCCGGCATGCAGCTGCTGCCGTTCTCGATGCTGCCCGACGTGATCCGCGCCGCCACCACCAAGGACGGGACCGCCACCGGCGCCGGCACCTACACCGGGGTGTGGACGGCCACCGAGGCCACCGGCGCCGCCCTCGGCCCGTACGCCTATGCCCTGTGCCTGGCCGTTGGTGGTTTCGTGGCCTCGACGGCCGGTGAGTCGCCGGTGCAGCCGGACGCGGCGTTGGCGGCGGTCCGCTACGGCTTCGGGTTGCTGCCGGCGGTGGCGATGCTCGCGGCCCTGCTGCTGCAACGCCGCTACACCCTGGACGCGACCGCCCGGACGACGACGTGA
- a CDS encoding TetR/AcrR family transcriptional regulator, whose translation MTMPRRRPGRPRRDETRPTREVVLTAATALFAERGFDAVGLREVAAAAGVDVATVAHHTGTKAALYDACFARVFAAEREVLTEAAEQARAALNGGPDAARRALHQLVDVFVDFLEDRPETTALWLRRWLEPQRHAELDQRYAEPLYRLVAELLTAAAAAGALAEPTPHITVRSLVWATHGHVVALAAGAPGARERREFRAFVHRLLDGLYGPSAT comes from the coding sequence ATGACCATGCCCCGACGCCGTCCGGGTCGCCCGCGACGCGACGAGACCCGGCCGACCCGCGAGGTGGTGCTCACCGCCGCGACAGCGCTGTTCGCCGAGCGCGGCTTCGACGCCGTCGGGCTGCGGGAGGTCGCCGCAGCCGCCGGGGTCGACGTCGCCACGGTCGCGCACCACACGGGTACGAAGGCAGCGCTCTACGACGCCTGCTTCGCCCGGGTCTTCGCCGCCGAGCGGGAGGTGCTGACCGAGGCCGCCGAGCAGGCCCGCGCCGCCCTCAATGGTGGGCCGGACGCGGCGCGGCGGGCGCTGCACCAGTTGGTCGACGTCTTCGTGGACTTCCTGGAGGACCGCCCCGAGACCACCGCGCTGTGGCTGCGTCGCTGGTTGGAACCGCAGCGGCACGCCGAGCTCGACCAGCGCTACGCCGAACCGTTGTACCGGCTGGTGGCGGAGCTGCTCACCGCCGCCGCGGCGGCCGGCGCGCTGGCCGAACCCACCCCGCACATCACCGTCCGGAGCCTGGTGTGGGCGACGCACGGGCACGTGGTGGCGCTGGCCGCGGGTGCGCCGGGCGCTCGGGAGCGGCGCGAGTTCCGGGCGTTCGTGCATCGTCTGCTCGACGGGCTCTACGGGCCCTCGGCGACTTGA
- a CDS encoding flavin-containing monooxygenase, which yields MGVPPRVAVIGAGAAGLAAVKALRDAGVPVVCFESTDQVGGLWVYGAPDSPAYRTLHLNTSRGRTQFADHPMPTDWPDYPDHRRVAGYLADYADRFGLGEDIRLRHTVEQVTRDSAGTWTVTARGPDGSVEVTVDAVVVANGHNRVPRLPDPAYPGTCTAEQIHSHDYRGPEQLVGRRVLVVGGGNSAMDIAVDASYAATRTLLSLRRGVWVVPKYLLGRPSDTLNGALARRLPWRLRQRISQTMLTATVGSPARYGLPAPTHGFLQDHPTLSDGLLSRLTHGDVEARPGVAALDGDRVEFTDGRSDNVDLIVWCTGYRVEIPFLDPALLGGGADTLPLYRHVFHPDAPGLSFVGLMQSTGSAFPLVEAQAKLIAANLAGRYALPDEDRQRAVCRAELRAATARWGQRRPAMRVDFDAYLAELTRELAAGTRRAGASTPVGAGQ from the coding sequence ATGGGCGTACCACCCAGGGTGGCGGTGATCGGCGCCGGCGCTGCCGGGCTCGCCGCGGTCAAGGCGCTGCGCGACGCCGGTGTCCCGGTGGTGTGCTTCGAGAGCACCGACCAGGTCGGCGGCCTCTGGGTGTACGGGGCACCCGACTCGCCCGCGTACCGGACGCTGCACCTGAACACCAGCCGGGGCCGCACCCAGTTCGCCGACCACCCGATGCCGACCGACTGGCCGGACTATCCCGACCACCGCCGGGTCGCCGGTTACCTCGCCGACTACGCCGACCGTTTCGGGCTGGGCGAGGACATCCGGCTGCGCCACACCGTCGAGCAGGTCACCCGGGACTCGGCAGGCACCTGGACGGTGACCGCTCGCGGGCCGGACGGGTCGGTCGAGGTCACCGTCGACGCCGTGGTCGTCGCCAACGGGCACAACCGGGTGCCCCGGCTGCCCGACCCCGCGTACCCCGGCACCTGCACGGCCGAACAGATCCACAGCCATGACTACCGGGGTCCGGAGCAGTTGGTCGGCAGACGGGTCCTCGTCGTCGGCGGCGGCAACTCCGCGATGGACATCGCCGTGGACGCCTCGTACGCCGCCACCCGCACCCTGCTGTCGTTGCGCCGGGGTGTCTGGGTGGTGCCGAAGTACCTGCTGGGTCGCCCCTCGGACACCCTCAACGGGGCGCTGGCCCGCCGGCTGCCGTGGCGGCTGCGTCAGCGCATCAGCCAGACGATGCTCACCGCCACCGTCGGCAGCCCGGCCCGCTATGGGCTGCCCGCACCGACGCACGGCTTCCTCCAGGACCACCCGACGCTCTCCGACGGGCTGCTGTCGCGGCTGACCCACGGTGACGTCGAGGCCCGGCCCGGCGTCGCCGCCCTCGACGGCGACCGGGTCGAGTTCACCGACGGTCGCAGCGACAACGTCGACCTGATCGTTTGGTGCACCGGCTACCGGGTGGAGATCCCGTTCCTCGACCCGGCGCTGCTCGGCGGGGGCGCCGACACCCTGCCGTTGTACCGGCACGTGTTCCACCCGGACGCCCCCGGCCTGAGCTTCGTCGGGCTGATGCAGTCCACCGGTTCGGCGTTTCCCCTGGTGGAGGCGCAGGCCAAACTGATCGCCGCGAACCTCGCCGGCCGCTACGCGCTGCCCGATGAGGACCGGCAGCGGGCCGTCTGCCGCGCCGAGCTGCGGGCCGCGACCGCCCGCTGGGGTCAGCGCCGCCCGGCGATGCGCGTGGACTTCGACGCCTACCTGGCCGAGCTGACCCGGGAACTGGCCGCCGGGACGCGCCGCGCCGGGGCGAGTACGCCGGTCGGGGCGGGGCAGTGA
- a CDS encoding SDR family NAD(P)-dependent oxidoreductase: protein MSRRTLTGRRVLVTGASGTFGRHLGAALTAAGARVVGLDLHARPDDDLPVLGCDLTDPDAVAPAVGAAVDQLGGLDLLINNAGVGGPAPAELPPDEVVHQQLEVNLLAAWRTTAAALPPLVTAHGRVIFVSSRMAVLPLPLAAAYGVSKRALVAYADALRHEVGSHVGVSVVYPSMVASPIHDSTAEAGLSLRGVSRPEPVEGVVAAILRAATARRAPRDVATTTRGRLEMAVGRHAPALADRLVRRTLAARLAAGDLDAAPLAAGMLRRHRGQ, encoded by the coding sequence GTGAGCCGCCGGACGCTGACCGGCCGCCGGGTGCTGGTGACCGGGGCCAGCGGCACCTTCGGGCGACACCTCGGGGCCGCGCTGACCGCCGCCGGCGCCCGGGTGGTGGGCCTCGACCTGCACGCGCGACCCGACGACGACCTGCCGGTGCTCGGCTGCGACCTGACCGACCCGGACGCCGTCGCACCGGCGGTGGGCGCCGCCGTCGACCAGCTCGGCGGGCTCGACCTCCTGATCAACAACGCCGGCGTGGGTGGCCCCGCCCCCGCCGAGTTGCCGCCCGACGAGGTGGTCCACCAGCAACTGGAGGTCAACCTGCTCGCCGCCTGGCGGACCACCGCCGCGGCCCTGCCGCCGCTGGTTACCGCCCACGGACGGGTGATCTTCGTGTCCAGTCGGATGGCGGTGCTGCCACTGCCGCTCGCCGCCGCGTACGGCGTCAGCAAGCGGGCCCTGGTCGCCTACGCCGACGCCCTGCGCCACGAGGTGGGCAGCCACGTCGGGGTGAGCGTCGTCTACCCGAGCATGGTCGCCTCACCCATCCACGACAGCACCGCCGAGGCGGGCCTGTCCCTGCGGGGCGTGTCCCGCCCCGAGCCGGTCGAGGGGGTGGTCGCGGCGATCCTGCGCGCCGCCACCGCCCGTCGCGCGCCCCGGGACGTGGCGACCACCACCCGTGGACGCCTGGAGATGGCCGTCGGTCGACACGCGCCCGCGCTGGCCGACCGGCTGGTCCGCCGTACCCTCGCCGCCCGGCTCGCCGCCGGTGACCTGGACGCCGCGCCGCTGGCCGCCGGGATGCTCCGCCGCCACCGGGGGCAGTGA
- a CDS encoding LysE family translocator, translating to MVSTGALLGITLVALGLVLTPGPNMVYLVSRSVAQGRRAGLISLLGVAAGFGVYLVAAVAGLAAVFVLVPTLYAVVKLAGAGYLLWLAWRTLRPGGHSPFAPTPLPPDPPRKLFTMGLITNLLNPKIAILYVSLLPQFIDPAQGHLAMQSLLLGLTQIAVALSVNALIVLSAGALAGFFARRPVWLRVQRWVTGTALAALAVRIATDRSRAAVATP from the coding sequence GTGGTGAGTACGGGTGCACTGCTGGGCATCACGCTGGTGGCGTTGGGCCTGGTGCTCACGCCCGGCCCGAACATGGTCTACCTGGTGTCCCGCTCGGTGGCGCAGGGCCGCCGGGCCGGGCTGATCTCGCTGCTCGGGGTGGCCGCCGGGTTCGGCGTCTACCTGGTCGCGGCGGTCGCCGGCCTGGCCGCGGTCTTCGTCCTGGTGCCGACGCTGTACGCGGTGGTGAAGCTGGCCGGGGCCGGCTATCTGCTGTGGCTGGCCTGGCGGACGCTGCGCCCGGGCGGTCACTCGCCGTTCGCGCCCACCCCGCTGCCGCCGGACCCGCCCCGGAAGCTGTTCACCATGGGCCTGATCACCAACCTGCTGAACCCGAAGATCGCCATCCTCTACGTGTCGCTGCTACCGCAGTTCATCGACCCGGCGCAGGGGCACCTGGCCATGCAGAGTCTGCTGCTGGGCCTGACCCAGATCGCCGTCGCGTTGAGCGTGAACGCGCTGATCGTGCTCAGCGCCGGGGCGCTGGCCGGCTTCTTCGCGCGCCGGCCGGTGTGGCTGCGGGTGCAGCGGTGGGTGACCGGGACGGCCCTCGCCGCGTTGGCCGTCCGGATCGCCACCGACCGCTCCCGCGCGGCGGTCGCCACACCCTGA
- a CDS encoding DUF1992 domain-containing protein — MTEAWEASVEAKIQDAVQRGEFDDLPGMGKPIPGRGAPYDEAWWIKSFLEREALPSDLLLPTSLQLRRRIEQVPDEVRDLPTEQSVRDFVGQLNAQIVAWLRFPDDGPRVAVRPVNTEDVVRRWRAERARPKITSTAIEPATVPTPSRRPRRSWWRRWRRRG, encoded by the coding sequence GTGACCGAGGCGTGGGAAGCGTCAGTGGAGGCGAAGATCCAGGATGCCGTTCAGCGCGGCGAGTTCGACGACCTGCCCGGCATGGGCAAGCCGATCCCCGGTCGGGGGGCGCCGTACGACGAGGCGTGGTGGATCAAGAGCTTCCTGGAGCGCGAGGCGCTCCCCAGTGACCTGCTCCTGCCCACGTCGCTGCAACTGCGCCGACGCATCGAGCAGGTCCCCGACGAGGTCCGTGACCTGCCCACCGAGCAGTCCGTCCGCGACTTCGTGGGGCAGTTGAACGCGCAGATCGTGGCGTGGCTGCGCTTCCCCGACGACGGCCCCCGGGTCGCGGTGCGCCCGGTGAACACCGAGGACGTGGTCCGCCGCTGGCGCGCCGAACGGGCCCGCCCCAAGATCACCTCGACCGCCATCGAACCGGCGACCGTTCCGACACCGTCGCGTCGGCCCCGCCGCAGCTGGTGGCGGCGGTGGCGCCGACGGGGCTGA
- a CDS encoding GNAT family N-acetyltransferase, whose translation MLIESRSPDTPSTPGVALRPWCADDLDELVRAYRDPILRRWTRAPVTTAAEARRWLDGAQRDWADGRRYTFAVVEEQADGVLLVGNVVLKGVTPERPAPEVGYWTASWARGRGVAPRAVTALSRWAFDRFPEVTRLDLLHQVDNVASCRVAQKSGFVFQEILPARPPFPLDGHRHTLDAG comes from the coding sequence ATGCTGATCGAATCGCGGTCACCCGACACGCCCTCGACGCCGGGAGTCGCGCTGCGTCCCTGGTGCGCCGACGACCTGGATGAGCTGGTGCGGGCGTACCGGGATCCGATCCTGCGCCGCTGGACCAGAGCTCCGGTGACCACCGCCGCCGAGGCACGGCGGTGGCTGGACGGCGCACAGCGGGACTGGGCCGACGGCCGGCGGTACACCTTCGCCGTCGTCGAAGAGCAGGCCGACGGCGTTCTGCTGGTGGGGAACGTGGTGCTCAAGGGGGTCACGCCGGAGCGCCCGGCCCCGGAGGTCGGCTACTGGACGGCGTCGTGGGCACGCGGCCGCGGCGTCGCCCCTCGCGCGGTCACCGCGCTGAGCCGCTGGGCGTTCGACCGGTTCCCCGAGGTGACGCGTCTCGACCTGCTGCACCAGGTGGACAACGTCGCGTCCTGCCGGGTGGCGCAGAAGTCCGGCTTCGTGTTCCAGGAGATCCTGCCGGCCCGGCCGCCCTTCCCACTCGACGGTCACCGCCACACACTCGACGCCGGCTAG
- a CDS encoding MFS transporter: MTERAATYAEVFAVREYRHLFGAYLLSLAGDQLTAVTVAYLVFSETGSAALAAAAYASSYLAWLTGGPLLSGLADRFPRRSVMIACDLGRAALIPLAALPALPAPALVVLLFGVNLMRPPFVAARAALMPEVLDGDRYAVANGVDNICAQVVQVVGFAVGGSLVALLSLRGALLVDAGTFLVSALLIGIGVRSRPAPRPPSRPTGQGRAVGLRVVFADPRLRSYVLVLWTASAFTYAAEGLMAPLARQYGGGAGTVGLLLAAAPLRMALGGVALTRFCPPAARPRLILPLAAMSAGVLTVAWLIPPLWMMLLLLALAGAASAFAIPLNALFGRAVPTQYRGRAFGVAITGLSGMQGTAMVLAGLAADRWAATTVIGFSGLSGAVAVLAVMPLWPRRPDSRAATFDSPVEQARTTPNADIPTAEAGRARL, translated from the coding sequence GTGACCGAGCGCGCCGCGACGTACGCCGAGGTGTTCGCGGTACGCGAGTACCGCCACCTGTTCGGTGCGTACCTGCTGTCCCTGGCCGGTGACCAGCTCACGGCCGTGACGGTGGCGTATCTCGTCTTCAGCGAAACCGGCTCGGCCGCGCTCGCGGCGGCCGCCTACGCCAGTTCCTACCTGGCCTGGCTCACCGGCGGACCGCTGCTGTCCGGTCTGGCCGACCGGTTCCCCCGGCGAAGCGTGATGATCGCGTGCGACCTGGGCCGCGCGGCGCTCATCCCGCTGGCGGCGCTGCCGGCCCTCCCCGCGCCGGCCCTGGTGGTGCTGCTCTTCGGGGTCAACCTGATGCGGCCACCGTTCGTGGCGGCGCGGGCGGCGTTGATGCCGGAGGTGCTCGACGGCGACCGCTACGCCGTGGCCAACGGCGTGGACAACATCTGCGCCCAGGTCGTGCAGGTGGTCGGCTTCGCCGTCGGGGGGAGTCTGGTGGCGTTGCTGTCGCTGCGCGGCGCCCTGCTGGTGGATGCCGGCACCTTCCTGGTCTCCGCTCTCCTGATCGGGATCGGCGTGCGTTCCCGCCCCGCGCCTCGACCGCCGTCGCGTCCGACCGGCCAGGGCCGGGCGGTCGGGCTGCGGGTCGTCTTCGCCGATCCCCGGCTGCGGTCCTACGTCCTCGTCCTGTGGACGGCGAGCGCCTTCACCTACGCGGCCGAGGGGCTGATGGCACCGCTGGCCCGACAGTACGGCGGCGGGGCCGGCACGGTCGGACTGTTGCTGGCGGCGGCGCCGTTGAGGATGGCCCTCGGCGGGGTCGCGCTCACCCGGTTCTGTCCACCGGCGGCCCGGCCACGGCTCATCCTGCCGCTGGCCGCGATGTCGGCCGGCGTGCTGACAGTGGCCTGGCTCATCCCTCCGCTGTGGATGATGCTCCTGCTGTTGGCGCTGGCTGGCGCCGCGAGCGCCTTCGCCATCCCCCTGAACGCGTTGTTCGGCCGGGCGGTGCCGACGCAGTACCGGGGACGCGCGTTCGGGGTGGCCATCACCGGTCTCAGTGGCATGCAAGGGACTGCGATGGTCCTCGCGGGTCTGGCCGCCGACCGGTGGGCGGCCACCACGGTGATCGGGTTCAGCGGATTGTCGGGCGCGGTGGCGGTTCTCGCTGTCATGCCGCTGTGGCCACGGCGACCCGACTCCAGAGCTGCGACGTTCGACTCTCCGGTCGAACAAGCCCGAACGACTCCGAACGCCGACATCCCTACCGCCGAAGCAGGCCGTGCCCGACTCTGA